GAACCCGCTGTTGCAGCGGCCATCTACATTCTGAGACAGCAAGTCTTTATTTTTCATTGACGATACGCTAATCTGGCGTCCATCCTCAAAGCACGCCCCTTCTGCAGAATGAAGAAATTACCGAAGTGAACAGGGTTTCCTGTGCATCGTCTGCTCTTTAATCTGTAGACTGTTCGACGGAGAAACGGCGAGCACCAACGTCTGGCTTAGTTGTAAAATAAGCtgaggcgcgccagcgagaggaagagacaAGCCGTGGCACTACTTACGAGAAAAACTAGACTGGCTCACTCACAGCAAAACTTGCCCGCATGCGGAAATGCTGAAGAAGACCGGCCTTCACATAAATaaatctatatatatatatatatatatatatatatatatatatatatatatatgggctGCAGCGCTGACCTTCCCATTCAGAAGTCTCCCCTGCTGCACACGCAAGGTTCATTGCTCGTTCATGGGGGAACCAGAATCGAAACACGGATAAAATGTGGTTCCAGGGACACTCGTGCTGCAAACTTCCGACGTGATTCACGCACAATCGAGCAGACATTTACCACGAAACACGACCTCCGGCACTTATTCCATGTGGGGCGGCATGCACCTCTGATTACTTTTACGGACAGATGCACACAGTCACGCACGAAGGCGTGGAAACAAAAGTCCTTATGCCGCGTATCACCCACACTGGGTAAGCACCTCATGACTGGCCTTCTCCGCCAGTCggacgcgaagcgcctctgcaggcgtgcTGGTGCAAAGCGAATAAACCGcaagctgcatgcgctcgcccGTCCTTTCCTCACGCCGGCCAGACGCTTGTCGGAGGCGTCGACCGAGCCCCGACGGCGGCGTTGCCATTATCCGGCGTGAGATCCTGAGCGCCCGCAAAAACACGAAATACACTTCCTTTCCCGAGCTGCCCTTGCTCTCTTCAGCTCGCTGTCTGCCCGCTTgaccgctgctgcctctgcagcgcttTCGTTGCAGCTCTTTGCCTTAGACACCTCAACCATAGCGAGACGCCGTAAGCAGAGCCTCATCTACACACCCTTTATTCATCGTTACACGTCTCTCGGGCTTTGCGAACAAAACTATGTGACACAGAATTCATTCAGCGCTTGCCTCTCTTCATCGCTTCCCTTCATTCGCGCTTACCCTCAGGACGCGCATGGAACTGGCAGGCCGGAATGCGTACAGCAGCTGCAAAGCGCCAGACATGCAGAGAAATTACATGCCATGGTCTTCTACGCGAAAAAATCCGTGAATTCGAACAGAACGCCGTTCGTCGACACTGCCAATTCCACAAATTCCGTCTTATATGAGGTCGCAGCGACATGGTAGGGACTGTACAACAACAGTGCGTATTTAGCTGAGATTCTCAGGAGCCCGCCAACACACATCCGCGGTTCACCCGTGCGGCCGCAACGCCGGGGTGCGCTGCAGTGCACGCCAGAAACACGATGTATCTGCCTAGCGAAGTGCTTAAGGCATCTGAACGTATGGATCTCGACATCACGACAGTCTTGTCTGCCTGGAAGCTGGGTTGACAGAAAGGCTCCTGTCACGCTGACaaagcagcgcctgccggtCACGTACCCCCAGGTAGATAAGGTAATCAATGAAATTGTCGACGACGACAAAGATCCACTCGTCCCAGGAAAGAAGTTGCTCGTACTCCAGGTTGAGGAACGTCAGCTTGAAAAAAACGAGCGTGACCGGCTTCATCAGATAGAGAAAAAAAATCCACCGGTACGTCCTGAAAGACAACAGAGCGACGGGAGAGCGCTAGGGCGTCAACGCCCAGGCGGAACTTTCGACTCGTTCGTCTTCGCAGATGACTACGAGATGTGTCTCCGTTTCTACGACCGCTTTTGTGAGGCCGTTTCGTCAGAGGTCCGAAAAACCAGGGGCACTCTCTCTCGGGAAACGCAAAGGAAGCAAGATGGAGGAACTCCAAAACCGCTCACTTGTAACCGTCATATTTGTGGTACAACTCGCCGATGGACGGCCCAAGCGTGGCGTCGGCGATGTGCGACTGCAGACACGCCAACAAAAAGGACAAGCGAAAGAAGCAAGGGTAAGGGAAAGACAATCAGGGACTCAATAAAGGGAGTAAACGGACAGCAGAGAAATGCCCTGCGAGGAAGACTGCCAACAAAGAGCCACAACCCGCATCTTGCTTTCTCTTGAGCTGTCTCTGCAGTTGACTGCACGCGAATACAGTAGCGGTGCTATCTCAGGTATACATGCTTCACCTGTATGTAAACACGACTTCACGTTTACGTGGGCGGGACACTAGTTTGTTTTTCGACTAGTCGTGATCTCCGCTCTGAACAGGGATAGACACGTCTTTTCCATACTGCCTTACGTAGAGAAGAGCGAGGTTTGCGTTGATTGCTACGAGGACGCAGATGTATCCAAGTGCATGGAGGATATAGCGCGTGCCCTGAGAACACAAAGACGCGCAAAGAGCTGATCTCGCATCCCCGCACCTCTTGATTGACCAGAAGTGTATACACACCAGAAGGAGCGTAGAAGAGACGCTCTTGGATGAGCTCCACTCTGTCGCAAAAAAGGAAGACTCAAGCACGGCCAGCCACTCATACCGGTGCATTCCCCAACCTATGGTGCTCGCACTCAACAGGCGTCTCCATTCCAGTCAGAGAGGCACGTCGCCCCGGCTGAAAACAACGTCCGAGTCCCGGAGCACGGCCATCCATCCCAGGATTTAGGGTACGGTGTTCCAGTCAGCCGTCCTGCGCGTACCTGAAACCCTCCAAGAATTATTTCAAAGAGGCCGAGGTAAAGCGAAATGACGCAGAGACCCGCGACAAACTGGACTTCGATCCGACTCAAGTGCGAGCGCAACGTCTTCCACCCTGCAAACGTTGACGGATGCAAAACTGCGGTTCAGAAGAGTAACTGCTCTTCTCACAGACACAGGGGatcaaaccctaaaccctacaTCAAAAAACTACGGGCCTGCCGGAGGAATTCAAACATgctccgcatgcagcagcaaacgaggcgaagcagcagtGCACACTGAAGGTTGCCGCTGGCGATTATGCTGCCCCCCTGGAGCACGCGTTGACGCACCTAAGAGCGAGCGCTCTCACAGAGAAATGCAAAGAGACCAGCCTGATTGGAGAacctcttctgcttcctttCATCTCTCTGAACAGGTTTCTTCTCTTGCCCTGTCGAAACATTTCAGTATCTTCACTCCTCCCcgtcttttttctgcagacctctcgctgccgcgtgcACCGATTCGGTGGCTATTTCGGCTGAGCGCGAACGCTCAAGTTCCTGAAATTCCACAgaacgccgcagaggactGCGAGTCCGCAATCGCAGATTACTCTGTCACGACGTACCTAGCGCGACGAGGATGAACGTCATCAGAGCTACAATGTCTTGCATCTTCTTCAGCACGCGCGAGGCAAGCCTGCAACTCACACATCACGCGTGATTCGCAGCAAACATTCTTTCTAGATCTCTACAGTAGATAGGATCTACGCGAAACTCTACCTCGCGCATGATATACATATCAGTATACATGCACTCGCTTGTGCACATGAGCGTATGGCGCCGACACACACCTGTGAAATGCGCGAACAGCGCGGCTCAGCCTCATTCCACCCTGCGCGGCAAGATATACGTGGTTACATGCACGGAAGTAAAGAGATATATGTAGTATATAAACATacgcctgcatgcatgcacgggTGTGCTTTTACTTGTCTAACTGCCAGTACAAGTGCGGCGGCCCCTCATTCGCTTTCGCTCCACTTTCGCCTTTTTGCATTCACTGTTGTTTCATCGCGCACCACAGGACGGGTTGCCGCACGCCGTGCTCCTGCACGTAGACAGCCTGCCGCCAAtcgagggcgaaggagagcgcCGAGAAAAGGAAATTCCCCAGCATCAGCAGGTGAACCGCCCTCCACCTTCGGCGTCGACAAACGAGCatgaggagggcgagaccgCCGGAACTGCAAACGACGCATCACACAGAGACCCCagtcgccgcgcacgcacgcACAACCACATAAACCACGTGCATACACACTCTTACcaatgcatgcatatatacatatacacatatatacacatgtatacgGGCATGCCAATAGAGTTGACCGCATATTGCGCGGACACATTTCTTCGGGTATATCCGTGCTCGAATGAAGTAGGCATATTCAAGAAAATGTGCGGCTACACGTGGAGTCAGAGGTTCTATGCATGCTGCCGAGCGCGAATACGGAAACCCGCATACAGGCAGCTGGTGTCATATACACATCCAGTGATGTGAACAGTCACAAAAGAATCTCGGCTCGCACCGcatgctgctggcgctgcctgcAAGCCCCGCTGCATCCGCGAGACGCAACGCCAGCGCCAGGCTTCCTAGAGCTCACGTGATAACATAGAGAAGCATGAGCGCGAAGACCGTGGCTGGAAGCGCGATTTGCTCCACCGAAAGATGCTGGTTTCCAGGGTTCATGAACGTCACTTCTCCGCGAAAGCGAAGGTCTAGACCGTCGGCATTGAGAAGCACCACGGCGTAGCGGTCGCGTCGCGGCACGCGAAGCCGCACGTGCATGCGCGAGGACGTGAagggcaggcgctgcggcagttTCGAAAGAAAAGAATTGAGGAAAATATGAAAAACtgggagaaaaaaaaaaacgcaggcCGCGGGGAAGATATGCGATCCACCCCAACTGGAGACTCAGACAGACAGGCAGGCAGACACGACCGCGAATGGCGGAAACTCAGAAAACGTGGTAAAAAGCAGGAACACCGAAAACTTTCCTCGCAAGCCAACGGCCGTTTGCACACTGGACGACTTCTTTCCACGCTTTCGAAAAAAAATATACCTTGAAGGCAGGCACGTAGGAACTCGCCACCACGCCATCAGATGCCGTGAATGACGGCAACCAGTCCTTTTCTTGCTCGAAGAAAAGCTGAAAACAAACCGCAGTGACAGCGACCGGAAAACCAGCTCACGCGTCGACCACcccagccgcgcaggcccccATCCTGACACGCCAGCCTTTTGATGCAAACGACCTCTCGACAGCCATGCAATCCGAGCCTGCAGGCCTCGTTTGTGTTACGCCTATATCTGTTTATCTGTCTATCTTCCTCTCTATCTGTATTTATTTATCTGCGTATCCTGCGCATGACTAGCGGACGCTGCGCACGCTCTTGGTGGCTCGACGGACAGCGAGTAGTCGGCCGTTTGGTCTCGCGACTGGGGGGTTTCGGCACTGGACCTACAAACTGAAAATGATCCATCACGAGCACGTAAGTGTTGTTCACGGTCGTGACGACAGGCGGGTCGTCCGCGACGGGCACGGACTGCAGGCGCCGGGCTTCATGCTCGCTCCAGGCTTGCGCGGCGCTCATCGGCGCCACCTGGCCTAACAGACtgcccgcagaggcctctGGGGCCTTttgctgcggcaggcgctcgcgtAAACCGgcagcgctcgcgccgctgccgcgccgcctgggGAAGTTTCCCCCGCTCAGGGCGTCGCCTGATTCGCTTTCCCCCTCAGTCGGCGCggacagcgagaggcgcagctcgaAACGCGCCTCAATGTCTGCTTCTGGGTGCGCAGTCGCGGCGTCCTCAAGCTCCTGCTGTCCCGTTTGTGCGTCTCGACTCCGTTCTcgcagcgcgccctccgcagccagcggccccgcctccggccgcgtcgcctgttGCGCCCGACCGTCGCCCTCTAAAGCGCCACTCACACTCTGTAAAACCGTTTCTTTCCttggcgaaggcgaggcaccgagccgcggcagcccgcCGCTTTCGGGGTCCGAACGGGCTTCATCCGCGAGGCGGTACAGCAGCGTAGGAgagacggccgcgacgaCCTCCCGCAGCCAggacgcgagagcgccgacgaggccttcggccgcagagacacctcGGCGGTACGCCGCGTGGGCGTCTGCGAGGCTCCAGGGCCACGCCGACGACAAAGGCCGCGGACCCGAGAGCCAGGAGGAGCCTTCCGCGACGGgcggggcgagcgaggaagaagagagcgccgccggcagggcagcgaggcctcgagagggagactcgccgcgggcgggctCTGCGCTGTCGGGCTCTGGGGACTCCAAGAAGTACGAGACAGTCGAGAGACTCTCAATCCCTGAAAAACGCGGTTGCGGCAGAGGCAGGTTGTTCACGTAGTTCGCGGGAAGCAGCTCCAAGTCAATCTCAATCACACCTGCCCAGAAACGTGCAAGGACAGACGCGCGTGTGATAGGCATGCCCGCATTCTGGCTCAAAGGGGAACCAGGCAAATCAGAACGCCCCCGAAACAACAGCAATTGTGGTAGAAACCGCCGCACTCTGAAAGCAAgaacgaggcgccgcagcaactCTTGTCGCAGAACAGAGCctctcgccccgcgcgccgaccTCGAAAGGTCGCACGTCAGTCAAAATTGCCTGAGGCAGACAGCTGTCGAGGGCACACCCGGATGCAGCAGCCACATCCGTATactcacatatatatgtgtatccgtatgcatatatagatgtatatatctatgtatatgtatatgcaggTAAATCGTGTATGTGCGTGTAGCACAGCAGTGTATTTCATCCGTTTATTCCTccaagaggagagacacaaggggggcgcggggggagggcagcaccccccctcccctcgcgAACCGGGTTAATCAGATTTGTGGAAAGTCCAGCGGCTGCGGGTTTTACCTCCTGCGTCAAGACCGacgtgcggcgcgtctcgagGGGGGATCGCGGAGTTCACGAGATAgggcaggcggcagagggggagggcgaagacgtcgaacggggcagcggcgccgccgccggctgcagcggcagccaccAAGCCCTCGGAAGCGTCGACGCGACAAATCACTGCGTCCGCaaagagcggcgcggcttccCTCGAGGGACCCGCCAGGAAAAAGAGCGACAGCGCGAGCCACAGCGGCGCCACGAGAAGTGACGCAGGACGACATGCGCTTCGCGCCGAGTGCCTCCGTCGCAGGCTCTGCACTGCGCCTCGTGAGGCGTTCACGAGCGGAGACAAGAGGGCGCCCGGCaggggaggcgaagcgggcagcgtgagagagacagacgcagaggagggcgctTGAGAAGAAACGGACGCGCCAGCGGACGCTTTGCCGCAgggtggcggcgccgaggcgggggGAGCGCAGCGTGGACAGGAAGAGAGGGGAGGCAACACCACAGACAAGAGGGAGCGGGTTGAGACTGGGAAACAAAAAGACTCGCGGGatgccctccgcgcggcgccgtccaCCGCTGAGACTGAAGGGCATCCGAAGCGACGAGGGCAGGGCGCGTGCGCTGGCGAGGAAGAGAACAGGCAACTTCCGCTCGCTGGAAAGTGCGCAAAAGAGCGCCAACCATATCTCAAACAtgcgcctggcgcagcaCGCCGTGAGGGCCGCGTTGAGGGCACAGACAAGGGAGCGAAGGAGTCAGGAGTCTCCGCACCCTGTTCCCTGAATCCACACGGAAAACTTCGCTCAGGGGGAACACCCGAGTCGAGGCCGCCATCCGCCAAAAGCTGTCGCAGACCGCAGCAGGCCAACCcagcgaaggaggcagcggccggcgcctgtTCACGTGGGGAAGGGGCGAACGGTGGCGCACATGTCTCCGCCCTTTGCATAGATTCTGTTTTTTCGCTCCGACTGTCGTGAGGGAAAGCCTTCTGCATCACCCGCCAGCTTTTCTGGGCTGTTATCTCTGTCGACGCTCCTCCGTCGGGAAGTTCCTCCTCCCCTTCGAAGGGCGCTGACCATCGGAAATGCAAGGCTAACTCCCGAGCAGTCTGCACTCCCGGCATGGCCGAGCTGTTCACCGACCGAGAAACAGCCTCAGCCTTCACTTGGGTTTTTCGCcacacgcagagaagcggcgtctgccgctgaaAAGATTGGTTCTTCGTTCGTAGCTTTACTCGCCTCAGCAGAGACGTGACGCGTCTCTCAGTCTGTGCttgccgaggcggcgcggtgcCCGCTACGCAAGGCCGCCTTCGCTTCATcttgccttcttcgcgaaTTCGCTTTCGGGTCTGTCTTTTAGACCGATTTACGCATGGTGACCTGACGCTTCATGCGTCGACGGCGTCTGCTTATGATGGACGGCCTTCGGCACCGCGGCGGGAAACCCGAATCATTACCAGGTGAGAACGACGCGGCAGCTCCTGCAGCGAGCCTCCGCACGGTCAGAGCGAAAAGGGGGCACAGGATGTGCACAGAGAAGAAAATATCagacggaggaagaaaaatgCGCGGCGCAAAGTATCGCGCCCACAAAAGCCTGTGAGAAAAGCACTGGAGACGGCATACAGGTGCGGCTCAGAAGGAAAAACGAGTGACAGGTTAAACGCCTCTATCCAAAAAGAAAAGCTCCTCGGTTTGCCGGTAATACCAACGTTACCCCTCTTCAGCCTTACATGAGTTGTCGGAGTCAGCGACAAGGCTCGGTACGTCCTTTCCTTCGTGTCTCGCATCCCTTACATAGGATCCAAAGAGGCAGAAAACCACAGAGCGAGCTGCGCTAGCGGCCGCGGTACCCCTAATCAGAACGAAGAACACGGAGCAGAATATCACGAAAAATGTAGTTCGAGGACAAGTGCCGGCGTCGTGGAAAAGAAAACAGCAGTATTTGGCATGACGGACGTAAGGGAAAGGCGCAACAGGAGAGAGCACACTAGCACAGGAAGACCGAAAAAAAGTAACCTACTGCAAGCCTATCTGCGCCGGGGCAAGGAACGACACCAGACAAGTAGAGAGCCCAGGGCGCCCCGTCGCCGATTCTCCAAGAAAGGCGGAAAATGGAAAGTTCGGGAAGAAAGAAACACGACAGAAGCCGGGCTCATTGTTGCCTTTCTCATCATCAACTCCCGGTTCCCGTTGCAACTTCGCTTTCGTCGCAGGTCTGGAAAACTGCATGCGACCGATGGTATCTGCCACACTGCTATGGCAAAGCTGTTCTTCTGTCGAAGCGAGGGCATGACGATTTGTCTTTAGAAAAATCAAACATTGTGAATCATTATCTGCCAGGAGAAGGCAGAATCCGACATTCTGTTTAAGGCTGCAAGAGGAATTGCGTTCCAGGCGCGCTAGTACAGGTCCCCGTCTTCCTGCTAATTGGAGTCAAGGGATTTTGTGGGTTTTCCCCCTTGTGTAGTTGCCCGCTCTCTACGAGACCCTGCCAGTCGCACTTCATATCTTCTTATATTTTCAACTCATTTCCGTGCTTGTGTGCAAATCTGCTTTTCCCTGCTCGGAAACTCATTTTCGCCGTGTCTCTGTCGCTGGTGTCTCACaatggcggcgacggcgtcctCACGcgttctcgtcttcgcttcttctgcctcggcCACCGCAGCCACGGCGCTCCAGCAAAGCGCGCAAAACACATTTTTCACGATCCTTGATCCAGATGTTTTCGCTCAGCAGGCGGGGCAGAACGGGTCTGCCATAGGTGCTGTGTACGATGGCGTGCTTATCTTGGATCTTGGGAAGAATGGGTCTGCAGAGAACGCCACACGAGTTGCAATGCAGACTTTTGCGAAAGCTGTATgcactgcagcggcgccgggcggctTCATTGTTCTGGCGGGTAAAAGCACTGACGGCGAGCAGGTGAGGACTCGGATCCAACCTCGCGATGCCCGCATGCATAGAATGCATGCCGAGCACGACTGTGGTTTGCAAAATTCCCTTCGGCCTGCCCGTCCGTAGTCACGGATTCTTTTCCCTTGGCTGAAAAGGTTCTTTCTGTGTGGGCTCTGAACCTCCGCAGCTGAAATCGGCGAATTGGAGCGCCTGACTTGTTACTGCttggggggagggggggggggggagggggggatgTTAAGGGGGTTAAATCTAGCAGTCGCACAACTCTCGCCCGCGTGGGAATATCGGCTGTGGTGTCAGTGATCTAAAATTTTCGTTATGGGTGCCTTCACGCAGTGCGGTTCATCTGCTTTCTGTAAATCTTTGCAGACACGCCGGCTGATGAGGCGGCTTCTCACGTACGAAGGGCTCGTTTCTGCCCTCGATGCAGAGGTCGCCTCTTTCGTGGGAGAGAAACTGAAGGGACTCGACACTCCCGTGGAGGTAAAGAAACGCTAAGCTCAGGGCGACCCGCATAGGCAGGGCGCTCGGTACACGCATCTGCCATCGCATTCCCTGCGACGCTCTAGGcttccgcaggcagcgccagTCTGAAAGGCTCTACAGTCGCTTACCGCTTCCGTGCCAAACTTCTGCAGTGCTGCCACGGGTGGAAGGAGCTGCATAAGTTCGTGCACTGTATGTCACTCGCTTCGGCAACTTCTTCTCTTTGCTATGCTGCTGCAGTGGACGGGTAAAAAGCCGACAtgggctgcgggcgccgcggaaaggATTTCCGGCGCTTCTGCGAACGGGACGACCCAGATGGACGCAGATGGTCTGATTGACGAATCGACGCTGATCGATCCCACGGAGTCTTACCAGCCGCTCGGAAAGGGTGAGACACTTTCTCCACCGCGTCACATGACGCGTGCCGTGCAGTTGCCGTGTCCTAGTGTATACACAGCGCCGGAGCAGGTGCGGCACTGAGTAGTTGACCGCTGTGTGATTCAGACACGGCACAGGAGTTCCTGTGGACTGCATGCCGGATCTTCCCGAGTTGGTACCTCCGCCTTAGCGAAGAACTGGGGCGAGACGGCGCCCTTTCGGTCTCCCGCGCTGCGTGTATGGAGCAGCCTCCACTTTCTGTTTACAGCTGTTTGCAATGCGGCGGCACTTGGAGCAAAAACGCGCACAGTGCATCACCTGTACTCGCTATCGTGTCGCGGTAGACCTGCAGGTCATCGGCCATGGCTGGCCTCTATTTACACTGGGCATGCCTGGCTGTGATTTCAAAGAAACACGCTGATGCCCGAGCGACAGCAGCTGTAAATGATTTAGTCTGAATGGAATGCATGGATTGGATTCTTGGTGGCATGACACGTGGTGAGTAACtagatgcatgcatgcatgcatgtgacAATGTTGCTTGCTTTTTGTTCAGATCGTTCGAGCTGCGCCTCAAGGCCGAAGGCGTGTGCAAACTGCACCTGCGGACgcaaggaggcagaggaggctgcagagaaggaggagaggagaaagaagctcgagagcggcgaaaTCCGGTCTTCCTGTGGAAATGTCAGTCAGGCTGCGGTTGCCTCGTCTCACAGAGCAGTTATAGGAGCTTCGTACTCGTGAGAGGATCGGCGTGGTAAATTGTGGTTGCGGCGGTGGTGCGCACTGGcttgcgcccgcgtcgcttgGCGTACAGAGGAAATAGCAGCTGATATGCCTGTTTGCTATGTTGTCTCGCCTACTGTTGTGAAATGTTGTGAAGAAGTTGATCTGTCTCAAattttgtctttttttttctgcagtgCTACCTTGGCGATGCGTTCCGTTGCGCTGGATGCCCCTACAGAGGTACACCTACCCGCTTGGCAGCGGTCGCGCGAAGTCGAAAGCAAGTGCCAGGCGTTGCTCGCTGTTTTTGTCGATGTTGGGTTTCGGTCTGTGCTTGCTGCATATTCTGCTGCACAT
This portion of the Besnoitia besnoiti strain Bb-Ger1 chromosome VII, whole genome shotgun sequence genome encodes:
- a CDS encoding hypothetical protein (encoded by transcript BESB_077750) is translated as MKRRRPCVAGTAPPRQAQTERRVTSLLRRVKLRTKNQSFQRQTPLLCVWRKTQVKAEAVSRSVNSSAMPGVQTARELALHFRWSAPFEGEEELPDGGASTEITAQKSWRVMQKAFPHDSRSEKTESMQRAETCAPPFAPSPREQAPAAASFAGLACCGLRQLLADGGLDSGVPPERSFPCGFREQGAETPDSFAPLSVPSTRPSRRAAPGACLRYGWRSFAHFPASGSCLFSSSPAHAPCPRRFGCPSVSAVDGAARRASRESFCFPVSTRSLLSVVLPPLSSCPRCAPPASAPPPCGKASAGASVSSQAPSSASVSLTLPASPPLPGALLSPLVNASRGAVQSLRRRHSARSACRPASLLVAPLWLALSLFFLAGPSREAAPLFADAVICRVDASEGLVAAAAAGGGAAAPFDVFALPLCRLPYLVNSAIPPRDAPHVGLDAGGVIEIDLELLPANYVNNLPLPQPRFSGIESLSTVSYFLESPEPDSAEPARGESPSRGLAALPAALSSSSLAPPVAEGSSWLSGPRPLSSAWPWSLADAHAAYRRGVSAAEGLVGALASWLREVVAAVSPTLLYRLADEARSDPESGGLPRLGQKAPEASAGSLLGQVAPMSAAQAWSEHEARRLQSVPVADDPPVVTTVNNTYVLVMDHFQFLFFEQEKDWLPSFTASDGVVASSYVPAFKRLPFTSSRMHVRLRVPRRDRYAVVLLNADGLDLRFRGEVTFMNPGNQHLSVEQIALPATVFALMLLYVITSGGLALLMLVCRRRRWRAVHLLMLGNFLFSALSFALDWRQAVYVQEHGVRQPVLWLASRVLKKMQDIVALMTFILVALGWKTLRSHLSRIEVQFVAGLCVISLYLGLFEIILGGFQGTRYILHALGYICVLVAINANLALLYSHIADATLGPSIGELYHKYDGYKTYRWIFFLYLMKPVTLVFFKLTFLNLEYEQLLSWDEWIFVVVDNFIDYLIYLGLLYAFRPASSMRVLRDLTPDNGNAAVGARSTPPTSVWPA
- a CDS encoding cytokine induced apoptosis inhibitor 1 family protein (encoded by transcript BESB_077760) — encoded protein: MAATASSRVLVFASSASATAATALQQSAQNTFFTILDPDVFAQQAGQNGSAIGAVYDGVLILDLGKNGSAENATRVAMQTFAKAVCTAAAPGGFIVLAGKSTDGEQTRRLMRRLLTYEGLVSALDAEVASFVGEKLKGLDTPVEWTGKKPTWAAGAAERISGASANGTTQMDADGLIDESTLIDPTESYQPLGKDRSSCASRPKACANCTCGRKEAEEAAEKEERRKKLESGEIRSSCGNCYLGDAFRCAGCPYRGMPAFKPGEKVALAETAATAPAAGLQKDVATVTQNKVQITDLGDDI